The window TACGTTTCCTTTGGAAGAAGACTGGGGCCATGTTACATTTCGACATGTGTTTTTTACAATGTCAGTGTTGTTGATTTAtgtacacttcctgtaagtcgctttggataaaagcgtctgctaaatgactgtaatgtaatgtaatgtccccCTGTAAATAAACACTCGCTCGAGCAGGTAAAGACTTCAGACTGCGTGGAGGTTGGAAAAAAGTTTAATGACATCAAACTGAGCAATGCCAGCTATATGCACATAACCAATATTATCAGTTTTTAAAACatctattttaaatgtttggcagaaaaaaaaaagacatctatctacagtacagtaaaaaattaaaggtataaaaatatattacaaatcTCAAGTATTTACAAAGACAGCTTCTCTCTACATGTGTCTAACTGTCTACAGTTACACTTCTGTCAGTTAGTTTTCAGTCTAGTTGAGTTACCTAAAACAAGCAACATCTTCTTCTACATGCCCTCTGCAGACTTAGCACCTATTGCAGAAAACACTGGTGGCCTCAGACAGCCATCACAAAGAGGTCACTAAACTCCCAGCATCCTctgggagagggaggagggaagaagaggaacGAAGAGATGGAGACGaagagaagagcagaggagacaaTCTCCTCCTCGAGGTCGGCTTAGCAGGAAGTGACAGTGGAGTTCCTCTGGAGTTTCTTAGAAGAACATCCTACGGCAGAAAAAATGTTTGGATATTTCTCTCTGATGTTTTTTACCAACAGCCAAAGTACctttacacacacgcacacacctgtAGATGTTGGGGTCCAAGAGCACCGCTGTGTCCGTGGGTAGCTTGGACAGATGAACCACCTGGGTCTTCTGCTGCAGTCTGTCGCTCTCATTCACCCACACGTCTGGCAGTCTGACACAGAAAGGTACATTTACACCTACTGGATCCAAGCTCACATCTGTACCTTATGTCTCCTCTTTTCCGTGTCGACAGTGGAAAGCTTGATATTCTGACAAGAATTGAAAATGATATCACTCTGCATGCTCAGTGCATCATCAGCACAAACATGGGGAAATCTAATTCTGTTGTCATGCAGCACATTAATGCTTCCAATGTGTACATTTATGTTCTCTGGTGTCAAAGAGttcacaaatatacaaatgattATGagaattattagtattattagacTGCAAATTAGCTGCATGttctgaaaaaagacaaaccgGTAGAGAAAGGATGAATAAGATGGTCTTGTAGAGTAATAAAACAGGAGAATTACTGTCGTATATCAATGTGAAACACGTCTGAATGGACTTATGAACTGCAGAAGTGACACATAGcagatgaaaaaatgaaatacaaaaagctCCAAATAACATGATGTATAAATTATAAATCTGTGTGAAtacaatgtgtaaaaaaaaagcacagatcCGCATCAGAAGATCTGAATAATTAGTGAAAGCCTCAGAGGTGGCAGTGTGCATCACAAACATACAGTGCAAACACATGGAAGGCTGCCATTGAACAATTGCTACAGGTGTTGAGTTGATTTAGAAATAAGGACTTCATTAATctaaataaaggttttttttatggttaCCATGTTCATTCAGTGATATTGTACAACAGGGCtgtgcaacaaaatgcagtttgtagTCTCATTTTGCTAactaagaaaaacacaaacaaacataacttCATTACATAGTGGAGGGTGGAGGTTGAAGTTATGCTGTCAGCCTGAGGTCCAACATTATTCAATAACAGCACTGTCTGCATTAAAAGGCTTAAACGTTCACActtgacatttctttgtttcCGAGATCATCTCCGCAGTTAGAACTGATTCATGATCTATTAATTAAATCTCATCCATATCTGAGCTGTTATTTGGTTTTACTGCTAAAAGAGGGTGAGGGGAGCAGAGAAGGAGGAGCAAGTGAAGACATGGACCGAGTGATGATGAAGAGCGGGAGAGCGATGAGCAGGACTTACATGTCTTCAGGTGTCCAGTGCAACAAGACCTTCACTTTCCCAGAGTCCTCTTTCCTCCTGGCTATTACCtgaacattcacaaacacacaggcatgaGATACTGGTCTGCTGCACGGAATGGGAtgaactatgtgtgtgtgtgtgtgtgtgtgtgtgtgtgtgtgtgtgtgtgtgtgtgtgtgtgtgtgagtgaaccCACCGTGCTGTGGAAGACCACACTATGTCCATTGCCCAGACTCTCAATATGTGTTGCCAGGTTGAGGCAGATGGCTCGATGGCGGATAGCGTCCATTGTCTGAGCGTCAAAGAAATCATGAGGTCGGGctggaaacaaaaataatattttgaatagTATTAAAAGAGATgagctatatttaaaaaaaaatgctccaaCGTAAAAACCCTGACTATGTTGTCATCTCTTTTCCAAtcaagtagctagcagcactagctcaaAAAGTCCCTAAAACTAGCAAGAAAGTCACCAagtcagcaacactgacagccgTCTCCTTTCAAAGCCACACCCCCAAAATGATCCTCGTGAACAGAAACGACCAACACGTCTACACAGCTGTCAGGCTAGCGGCTTGTGGAAGACTGATGAGCAATGAGCTGGGTGTCGGTACTCCCCTGGAGGACATGCTAAAATAACATCAACCACATGCTTTAAAGTGAGGGAGTATTAACagataaagaaataacaaaaaatggtTTCTAAAATAAATTAGCAGCTTTAAGTGTGCCTTTGAATATGTTGAAGGAAATTGTGTTATTTAGATAATCTTGAATTGATTTTAATCAAACTTATGATCTACTCCCTTACAATctaaaaagtatataaatggAGCGCCTCGGTAGTCAAATGGCTTTTACAGGTACATGATATGTAACCACAACATCTCGGGTCCTGCATTCTCTATCCAGAACCCTTTGTATTAAGAAGAAGTACTCTTTAGGTGTTCTGAGATTTCACATTCACAGGACTGAAACtagaaaactaaataaaaatggaacaatgtgaaaatgtatttggatgtaagggtgtgtgtgtgtgtgtgtgtgtgtgtgtgtgtgtgtgtgtgtgtgtgtgtgtgtgtgtgtgtgtgtgtgtgtgtgtgtgtgtgtgtgtaacatacGGAGGGAGCGTCTGTGTTTGTTCTTCAGTTTCCTCCTCTTGTTGAGGCCAGCCTTGGATGGAGACTCCTCCTTCATTTTGCCCTGATTGGACACTTTGGAGGAACTCTGGGAGCTGAAGTGAGTGGGAACGTGACGCGCCAGCCCCCCCTGAGAGGCAAATGTGGCGTTGCAGCCTCCCACCACACACTGCAGGAACACAGAGCATTCACAGGGACAGTGAGGTGGTGCAGAGAGGTTTCAGGCTCACAGAGCTACAGGTACATTCTCACTGTGGTTCATGGCCGACCAGATGGTCACGGTGAAGTGAACCGGACTTTattgtgtgaggtgtgtgtgtgtggttaagtgtgtgtgttgtcacctTGAATGGCTTGTCTCCACTGTGGGTCAGCATGTGTCTCTGCAGCCAGCTCTGACTGGTGGACGGCGTGTTGTACACCTTGCAGCCcttccacagacacacaaacacctgtgtggcacacacacagataaacaaacatcaGTGGTGGTGTGATTActgtagaaaacaaaagacCTGTCGAAGACACCAAGTGCCGTCCGACTAGTTGTGCTGGGAAGATTCCCGGGGTGAGCACTCTTTAGCAAACCAAACAATCACATGACAGAGAGGTGAGATGATTTTCGAACGTAGGTCTACTGAGGAGCTCAGTTGCTAGTGAACTCCAATAGAACTACATGTCAGACAGTTGAATAGCTTCAGAACTTTTCACCAAATTCTCCTTTTCATGCATTCATTGGATTTCACTCAACCATCAGTCAGGCAACAGTAAATACAAAGAACATAGTGTGTAGATTGGGTTATTCCATTAGAGGTGAAAGGTGTTTTTATCCACTAGTGTGCACAGCAGGGCTTGTCAGGGGACTGATATAAAGGGCCAGTTTTAATCAGTGTGCCttatcaacattttaaatgttaattatgacAAATCCGTAATTTTATGCCATCCATAGAGGCGACATGCAAATCAttcatagaaaaacattttctcccatTATCAGGACATTGTTAGTTTAGGATCACAGCAGCCATGACTCGAAACAGACCAGGACCAGGGACAGACACCTAAACctcctctgtggtagttcctgctacAGCAGGTGTCCTGTGTCCCATGTTGCaatgatgactcacacacagactcagaaGGGGAAGACAACACCAGCGTTGCTGTCTCGGCTGGGAAATAATTCTACGTAGAATGCAACGAGTACTATTCAGTCAGAGACAGAGTAGGGCGgaacttcacaaaaaaaacaatcaaacttcCCTAAATAACAGCCTGTGAAACAGTTATTTTGGCACGCGGATGAAGAGGCATTGCTAGTGTGCCTGTGGTAAAGCGGCCGCAAGCCATGACACAGCCGGGGCAGAAGAGTGTTTGTCTGTGAGTAAACATCTAAAATGAGGAAATAGCTGATCACACAGTACGGATACACCATCAGTCTAAATCTATGTTGGTGTCCTCAGATGACGCTGTGATCATAATGTCATCTCCGATCAGCAGGAGTGCAGTCTGACTGCTGGGTAACAGTATTTATGCCATCACTTCACTCTTCTTCCATTGTCTCAGAACTGAAGATGTGTAGATGAGCCGTATGGTGGAGGTGGCTGTATTGAAACATGGTATAGATGGTGACTGAACTCTCTGTGAACACACTGCCCTACTGCTGCTGTCCCAAAGCCTGTCTTGTTTGCTGACTAAGAGGATGAAGAAAAGTTCTCTGACTGAAACTGTAACAGACATCTTTACAAAAACAGCCGGCTGTGGACTCTGATCATTATACACGAGAACAGGGTTTTAAAATTACCCAGCTGAGCCTTCACCTTCCTCACTAAAACTctggacggacacacacagacacagacacagagagagagacagagagagagagagagagagagagagagagagagagagactgacccCTCCTCTCTGCCCGTCCACATGTGTGGCTCTGATGTGCTCGGCCAGGTCGGGGCTGCTGGGGAACAGCAGCAGACAGTGATCCCAGCAGCAGGTGTAGCTCAGAGACTTGCCCCCGCCCGGTGCCGAGCCACTCCCTGCCACCGCCCCGTGACCGTTGAGCATGGCCGGGGTGGAGCGTCCGCTGGATGCCGTGCTCTCCATGTCCATCAGGGTGCTGCCGATactggagaaaaacacacagaaacacaaagagcacATTAGAAAGACGATACCAAAAAATTCCTGACTAAATAAAATCCAAAAGGAGCTCTCACTGCAGACtaacaaaataactttacaGCTCATACTGTATAATGACACACTGGCTTAGACAACATGATGAAGAATAGATGTAGCTTAGAGATGGACGGCTGAGTCTGAGGCAGCATGTTTGAGGATGTGTTATTGACTGAGAGGAGTTATTTTAATTCAGGTTCAAGCTGGAACCTGAGAGACTGGCATTTCTTCACTATCTTTGATTCATGaatgacaaacaaataattgaTAGTGAAAATGTCTGccattcatttctttattgaCTTGTTTCTGCTAGTGACCATATTGTGTCAGGCTGTACTTACAGTTGTGTGTCGGCTATGTTACTTTTATTACCTTAACAATTTACTTAAATAAGAGTTTGCTTTCAGTCGTTGTTGTCACTGCGGCAAATATGGAGGACATTTAAGCAGCTAAACTGAGACACACAGAGCTCTGTGCAGTGCTGCAGCCTGTTGGACACACAGCTCTCCTTCTCATGATGAGTATCTAAGTGTCCATACTGGTTCTGTCTGTGCTCATGTGGACTACAAGCGGACCAAcacctctgaaacacacacatttactgcaCACGATTTActgcgcacacgcacacagtagATTTACTgtacacccccccacacacacacaccagctgccACTCTGCTGTGTGAGGAACAAAAGACACAGTGAAGTGGTACAGCTGCCACAACAGCAGGATTACCAAACGTTAGGCACAGATTAGCAGGAAGCAGATTAGATTTTCTATCTTTATGACAACTGCTGAGCTTCTCTCCTCTATGAGCCACTTTCACAGTTTTTGTCTTACTAACTACTTTCCGATATACATAGTGCATTAATAATGTCGTTAGACAAGTGTACCCATTCTGCAGTTCTCTAGAAACAATAGCTTCTGCAACTAACAAGTGTAAAAAATTCTCGCCCAAAATCCGTGTACTAGCTCTTCTGGATCTTTCACCCACTTTGCACTTTCTTAATCAGAATTTAAagattcattcttttttttttacatcagctTTTTGAAGCAAATTCAACCCAGTGATGAAGACTTGGAGATGTGGTTCAACAAAAAGGAACTAACTCATACTGTAGTCAATTTGATTCCAAAGCCTCTTTACTTCTACAAGAACACAAAATGTGTTGCTCTTCGAAATCTGCATAAGACAAGAAGATTTGAGTGGATGGCAGCCGAGTTTCCAGATACAAAAACTAAACGACAGATATCAAACCTGTCTGAATTATGCTATGTTCACACAACATCAACTAGTAACAAAAACAAGCGTGGTCTGCTACATAGCCGTCGAGGCTTGGTTGAAGTGCTGCAGAAACAGTTATGTCGTTTCACATCACTAGGAACTGGTTATTACTCCAGACGGAACGGAACGGAACAGGGAAAAGCTTCCGCCCCCCCGTCCCATCAGTTTGCTGCTTCGTGTTGCCTGCTTCCATCGTAAAGGACTTGTAGTCTGTTGCTGTGGCGCTTttagtgtgaacacagcatcaGTGTAGTTCCATTTGCTGTAACTAAAGTGAAAATGGGACAATGAGTAGTGGAGCTTCCAGTGATCCCTGTCGTGTTACTCATACTGCACCTAATGAGCAGCCGTGTAGGTGTGAACAGTACAGGTTTCACAACAATGTTGGTTTAGTCATCTGCCTTCTTGTTGGCATGCCTGGTGTGTATGCACTGAGCGTGGTTAGATGATATCTGGCCACGGTTCAGGATTTAACCCGTTTCACAACTGCGCTGAATGATGCGCTCAGTTTCATTCCGTCACAGAGGCCTTAAGGGGAATTCACTTTCTAAAAAAACTTTCCTGAGAGCCTTTGAGCAATTGTGCGAGTCATAATCCGAATCTTAGattattttttgcaattatCGTTCATTATTTTACCATCAAAATAGTCGTTAGCTGAAGCCACTAACTACTTAAACAACCATCTCTTATCTATATGTTGTTACAGACGGTGCTGATTGGTCATAAAACTGTATTTGGAAAGAGCTATTGGTTGTGAAGAGCTGCTGGTAATGTTGATTGTTAACTCACGACGGCGTGGAGGTGTGCATCTGTGACCTCACAATTTTGGTGTGAGCTCCACCTTTGGACAGCCTTGCACTGCTCAGTGTTTCCTTCAGTCCCTTAGGAGGAACCACGGAGACATGGTAAAATGGTTCATCTGACTGCTGATGTAGGCGAACTTCCACTTTGGTGACCTCCTTACTTTCTCGTGAGGTGCTCTCTTACTTTGAGAGTCTGTTAACAACCCGTCTGTGTGTCTCTACTCCACTTTTCTACAGCATCATTTCAGCATTTCTGGTGAATCTAGGCACTGGTAGTAGAGAGGCTCAACTCCTGAACTGGCGAGTAACCCTGAAGTTGATCTGTGGATGAAAACTCTGCTGGTGGCCGTTTGATGAGTGAGATATGAATTACTTATAAGTTAAATTGACCATTAACACCAGAAAGTTATGGTAACTAATGAAACCTATCATCGATAAGAAATACAGTTGACGTGCggatataaatatgaaaattagCAGTACAAGTACACATGACTGATGGGAATATGTTAGTACTAGGAAAAAAATGCCAGTTCATAATTTTGgaataaaatgcagttttacCTCAAATTTTGCCCAAGATTTGTTTAACAATAGCTTTTTGGCCGACCTAAATTCAAGTGCTCAGAACACTTCAGTGGACTCTCTTTAAGGAAATGGTGTTTGTTGAGAGCTGGTTCTGAAGTATGAGATGatctcttcaagaagtactaccctgagccttccacttagcacttattgtatttgtattagtttgttgcacttattgtattcgtattagtgtgtttctgcactgtacttttgctctggtttatgcttttagatgcttgtttaagaaaggagatgcacttatgacttctggtgactagtagttctcttgaatacctatgttgaatacacttattgtaagtcgctttggataaaagcgtctgctaaatgactgtaatctCTTTCAATGTTTTTGGATAGTGTGGCAGTGAGCAGTGGTGACAGTTGGCCCTCCAAATATTCACACTAATGTTTGGTGAAACTAATGAGTAACAATCTTGTATTAGATAggattgttttgttaaatggaGTTTTTGatcagtatttcttttttattgtttcaaccAAATTCAGAACAGTCTCTATTGTTACCATAATTTAACTATGTTCTAACAGGCTTAAACTGATACGGTGCCTAAGTTTAAGTATTATTCAATTTATCACGAAACAGTCGAAAGCCTGACTACGGAAACGGAGAACCGACACTGGAGAGGTCCGTCTACTAAAATGTGCGAGGAAGTTGCTCCCGCCGACCGCccggggggtggtggtggtggaggagttTGGCGGGGGAAGGGACGCCTGTCGCGGTCGGATGACTCCGCTGCCCCCCCGATAGACAGTGGATGAATGAAGACGCTGAATGAATGGAAAAAGCTGGGAGCTGATAAAAGGGATATGCCCCCACAGTCAGAGACACATGCCGCCACATTATGCGAccttacaacaaaaaaaaaaaagctacatttacACTTTATAATAAACCTAACCGAAACCCCTCAGATAGAACCTATAGCCTTGTGTTTGTCACCGTGGAtgaatgtttataaaaaaaaaaaaaaaaaaaaaaaaaaaaaactttgcctAATAACCGAGGGGGACGGTTCGCTTGAACCCCGCGGAGAACGACCCCGAACCCTTCAGCCGTCGGTGCAGCTCGACCCGGCCAATCGTGTGCCGGGTCGTCCGGCGGAGGCGAAACAATGTCCCCCTGTTACACGATTATGTCTGAACCAACACTAGGAAAGCAGTGAACTTAGCATCGTGGTGTGACCTCGCTTAACCTCTTGGTGTTTTTCTAGAAAATCAGCACAAGGCCTCTTCATACAACTTCACAGACCTGTCCTCTGAATCCATCCGACTCAGCGGCTCTCCGTTTGACGAGCTCAGCTCCACGCTCGCCTGTATTTTGGTGCCGTGCTCGGCTTTCTCCGCCGCCTTTGTGTGGTCGGCAGGCGGCGAGGAGAACAcgttctctgcctctctttgttCTTGTTTCAGCACCCGTGAGCCCTCTTGTGAGGAATCAGTGCTACTCGCCAAACTCCCCTCTGCGGGACTTTTTTTCCCAGGCTCAGAGAGTTTACTGCCGGGTTCCCCCTCGTCGTTACCGGTCTTTTCGGTCGGGGCCGCGCTCTCTTTTTTGTTGCTGTCGGGATCAAGAGACAAGTTGTCGCGGTCCTCCACCGCCGCACCGCGACCACTCTTCACGTCCATTCCTGCTCGGCGCTCGTTGTTGTCGCCCGGTTCCTGTTTGGGGTCCGGCACGGCCTGTCCCTCTTTGCCGGTTTCTGCTGTTTCCACGGTTCCGTTTTGATCCGACGTCGGCTGGGAATCTTGTTCGGCCCCTTCGCTCGTTATTTGAGCCATTTCAGAACAGTGTAGAAAGCTATTTTTGTGATGTTCCTCTCGAAAGTTGCCCTCGGGCTGTCGTTCTTCCTCCACTCACTCTCTCCGCTTCAAGCGTAAAACTCAGCAGGGGGTTTGCATGACGTCGGGGCTCCGCATGGCCAAAGCTTTTGAATTGTAAAGATGTCTCACTCTGGAGCTATAAATGCATCcagcaatatttttttataaagtttaataaaatgCTTCTCTAAACAACAGTGCTTGCAAATGTAATGACTGTAGTTTATTTCATATAGTTTACAATCTTAAATTGTGGCTTTTTAACAATAACCAACAGAAAAACGCCCACACTCTGATCTCGTAGTGTATTTTATGAATA is drawn from Anoplopoma fimbria isolate UVic2021 breed Golden Eagle Sablefish chromosome 23, Afim_UVic_2022, whole genome shotgun sequence and contains these coding sequences:
- the LOC129112383 gene encoding zinc finger protein aebp2-like is translated as MAQITSEGAEQDSQPTSDQNGTVETAETGKEGQAVPDPKQEPGDNNERRAGMDVKSGRGAAVEDRDNLSLDPDSNKKESAAPTEKTGNDEGEPGSKLSEPGKKSPAEGSLASSTDSSQEGSRVLKQEQREAENVFSSPPADHTKAAEKAEHGTKIQASVELSSSNGEPLSRMDSEDSIGSTLMDMESTASSGRSTPAMLNGHGAVAGSGSAPGGGKSLSYTCCWDHCLLLFPSSPDLAEHIRATHVDGQRGGVFVCLWKGCKVYNTPSTSQSWLQRHMLTHSGDKPFKCVVGGCNATFASQGGLARHVPTHFSSQSSSKVSNQGKMKEESPSKAGLNKRRKLKNKHRRSLPRPHDFFDAQTMDAIRHRAICLNLATHIESLGNGHSVVFHSTVIARRKEDSGKVKVLLHWTPEDILPDVWVNESDRLQQKTQVVHLSKLPTDTAVLLDPNIYRMFF